One genomic window of Actinoplanes lobatus includes the following:
- the nuoH gene encoding NADH-quinone oxidoreductase subunit NuoH: MSGSFVVAAHAVDPTLETFENDVWWIVLIKLFGVFVLLLLLTLFTINYERKVVARMAVRPGPNQVGPKGWLQSLSDGMKLPFKEEIIPKTADKVVYFIAPVISATTAFTAFSVMPFGGVVNMFGQQTALQLTDVPVSVLVLLACSSMSVYGVVLAGWASGSTYPLLGGLRSSAQMISYEVAMGLSIVAVFMTAGTMSTSQIVKAQGAGTPVEIFGTELTAPGWYAIQLLPSFIIYLIAAVGETNRAPFDLPEAESELVGGFHTEYSSFKFALFFLAEYINMITVSAFCTTLFLGGWRAPAPITTFWEGANSGYWPLLWFFGKVLILLFGFIWLRATLPRMRYDQFMRFGWKVLIPVNLVWILCLAFFKVARSGQISDTAKWTTTAAVAVLVLAVAWGWPAPKKPKQLSLEEELHQRPPGSFPVPPMDLQVPPSPRARRAVAERAPATVGGEPETKEV; encoded by the coding sequence ATGAGCGGTTCTTTCGTGGTGGCGGCACACGCTGTCGATCCCACCCTGGAGACGTTCGAGAACGACGTGTGGTGGATCGTCCTGATCAAGCTGTTCGGCGTCTTCGTCCTGCTCCTGCTGCTGACGCTGTTCACGATCAACTACGAGCGCAAGGTCGTGGCCCGGATGGCGGTCCGGCCGGGCCCCAACCAGGTCGGCCCGAAGGGCTGGTTGCAGAGCCTCAGCGACGGCATGAAGCTGCCGTTCAAGGAGGAGATCATTCCGAAGACCGCCGACAAGGTGGTCTACTTCATCGCCCCGGTGATCTCCGCGACCACGGCCTTCACCGCGTTCTCGGTGATGCCGTTCGGCGGCGTGGTCAACATGTTCGGGCAGCAGACCGCGCTCCAGCTCACCGACGTACCGGTCTCGGTGCTGGTGCTGCTCGCCTGCTCGTCGATGAGCGTCTACGGCGTGGTGCTGGCCGGCTGGGCCTCCGGCTCGACCTACCCGCTGCTCGGCGGTCTGCGGTCGAGCGCTCAGATGATCTCGTACGAGGTCGCGATGGGCCTGTCCATCGTGGCGGTGTTCATGACCGCCGGCACGATGAGCACCTCGCAGATCGTCAAGGCGCAGGGCGCCGGCACCCCGGTGGAGATCTTCGGCACCGAGCTGACCGCCCCCGGCTGGTACGCGATCCAGCTCCTGCCGAGCTTCATCATCTACCTGATCGCGGCTGTCGGTGAGACGAACCGGGCCCCGTTCGACCTCCCCGAGGCCGAGTCCGAGCTGGTCGGCGGCTTCCACACGGAGTACTCGTCGTTCAAGTTCGCGCTGTTCTTCCTGGCCGAGTACATCAACATGATCACCGTCTCGGCGTTCTGCACCACGCTGTTCCTGGGCGGCTGGCGGGCTCCGGCCCCGATCACCACCTTCTGGGAGGGCGCCAACTCCGGCTACTGGCCGCTGCTCTGGTTCTTCGGCAAGGTGCTGATCCTGCTCTTCGGCTTCATCTGGCTGCGGGCCACGCTTCCCCGGATGCGCTACGACCAGTTCATGCGGTTCGGCTGGAAGGTCCTGATCCCGGTCAACCTGGTGTGGATCCTCTGCCTGGCGTTCTTCAAGGTCGCCCGTAGCGGCCAGATCTCGGACACCGCCAAGTGGACCACCACCGCGGCCGTCGCGGTCCTGGTCCTGGCCGTCGCCTGGGGCTGGCCGGCACCGAAGAAGCCGAAGCAGCTCTCCCTCGAGGAGGAGTTGCACCAGCGGCCGCCGGGGAGCTTCCCGGTCCCGCCGATGGACCTCCAGGTCCCGCCGAGCCCTCGCGCCCGCCGGGCCGTGGCCGAACGCGCCCCCGCCACCGTCGGCGGCGAGCCCGAAACGAAGGAGGTGTGA
- the nuoI gene encoding NADH-quinone oxidoreductase subunit NuoI, which yields MGTFTGSFKGFGVTFAHMFRKVITTDYPFSPPKPAPRYHGRHILNRHPDGLEKCIGCELCAWACPADAIYVEGGDNTDEQRFSPGERYAKIYQINYARCIFCGLCIEACPTRSLTMSNEYELARDNRQDLIFTKKELLAPLLPGMEQPPHPMRLGETDKDYYIGALTNPGTSVGAEKAPISQGGTE from the coding sequence GTGGGCACGTTTACCGGCTCCTTCAAAGGGTTCGGCGTGACCTTCGCGCACATGTTCCGCAAGGTGATCACCACCGATTACCCGTTCTCCCCGCCGAAGCCGGCGCCGCGCTACCACGGGCGGCACATCCTCAACCGGCATCCGGACGGCCTGGAGAAGTGCATCGGCTGCGAGCTGTGCGCCTGGGCCTGCCCGGCCGACGCGATCTACGTCGAGGGCGGCGACAACACCGACGAGCAGCGGTTCTCGCCGGGTGAGCGGTACGCGAAGATCTACCAGATCAACTACGCGCGCTGCATCTTCTGCGGGCTCTGCATCGAGGCCTGCCCGACCCGCTCGCTGACCATGAGCAACGAGTACGAGCTGGCCCGCGACAACCGGCAGGACCTGATCTTCACGAAGAAGGAACTGCTGGCCCCGCTGCTGCCCGGGATGGAGCAGCCGCCGCACCCGATGCGCCTGGGCGAGACCGACAAGGACTACTACATCGGGGCACTCACCAACCCCGGTACGTCGGTCGGCGCCGAGAAGGCCCCGATCTCCCAGGGGGGCACCGAATGA
- a CDS encoding NADH-quinone oxidoreductase subunit J gives MIEVSTGEQIAFWILGPLAVTGALGMVLARNAVHSALWLVVTMLNLGFFYVINSASFLGFVQIIVYTGAIMMLFLFVLMLVGRDASDSLIETLRGQRVAAIVLGVGFAALIGTGLARSLGDTASVGLDAANKNGNVEGLASLLFTKYVFAFEVTSALLITAAVGAMVLAHIEKAKEDKRDQVTLMKERFLPGNYPGPKAGPGVYANTMSVAAPGRLPDGNGAERSISPILPIRELTPSEVAPKGTEK, from the coding sequence ATGATCGAGGTGTCCACCGGGGAGCAGATCGCCTTCTGGATCCTCGGCCCGCTCGCGGTGACCGGCGCGCTCGGCATGGTGCTGGCCCGCAACGCGGTGCACTCCGCGCTCTGGCTGGTCGTCACGATGCTGAACCTCGGGTTCTTCTACGTGATCAACTCGGCGTCGTTCCTGGGCTTCGTCCAGATCATCGTCTACACCGGCGCGATCATGATGCTGTTCCTGTTCGTGCTGATGCTGGTCGGCCGGGACGCGTCGGACTCGCTGATCGAGACGCTGCGCGGCCAGCGGGTCGCCGCGATCGTGCTGGGTGTCGGCTTCGCCGCCCTGATCGGCACCGGTCTGGCCCGCTCGCTCGGCGACACCGCGTCAGTCGGCCTGGACGCGGCCAACAAGAACGGCAACGTCGAGGGCCTCGCCTCGCTGCTCTTCACCAAGTACGTCTTCGCCTTCGAGGTCACCTCGGCGCTGCTGATCACGGCCGCGGTCGGCGCCATGGTCCTGGCGCACATCGAGAAGGCCAAGGAGGACAAGCGGGACCAGGTGACGCTCATGAAGGAGCGGTTCCTTCCGGGCAACTACCCGGGTCCGAAGGCCGGTCCCGGCGTCTACGCGAACACCATGTCGGTGGCCGCGCCGGGCCGTCTGCCGGACGGCAACGGAGCCGAGCGGAGCATCTCGCCGATCCTCCCGATCCGCGAGTTGACCCCGTCCGAGGTCGCGCCGAAGGGAACCGAGAAGTGA
- the nuoK gene encoding NADH-quinone oxidoreductase subunit NuoK, which yields MTPDYYLVLSAILFTIGAAGVLVRRNAIVLFMCIELMLNAANLALVTFSRINGGLDGQIISFFVMVVAAAEVVVGLAIIMSIFRTRRSASVDDANLLKY from the coding sequence GTGACTCCCGATTACTACCTCGTACTGTCGGCGATTCTGTTCACCATCGGGGCTGCCGGGGTGCTCGTTCGCCGGAACGCGATCGTCCTGTTCATGTGCATCGAGTTGATGCTGAACGCGGCGAACCTGGCCCTGGTCACCTTCAGCCGGATCAACGGCGGCCTGGACGGCCAGATCATCTCGTTCTTCGTGATGGTCGTCGCGGCCGCCGAGGTCGTGGTGGGCCTCGCCATCATCATGTCGATCTTCCGTACGCGACGCTCGGCGAGCGTCGACGACGCGAACCTCCTGAAGTACTGA
- the nuoL gene encoding NADH-quinone oxidoreductase subunit L, giving the protein MEISYAPATGVLSNIWLLVAIPLASAAILLLLGKRADRWGHWLGVASVAASFVLGLIFFLNLSGLDPEHRSAELSLWDFIVVGKLNVDFGLLFDPLAGVFVLLITGVGSLIHLYAVGYMEHDPGRRKFFAYFNLFVSAMLLLVLGNNYVMLYFGWEGVGLASYLLISFWYTRPSAATAGKKAFLMNRVGDAGLAIGIFLMFTELGSTQYEDVFNGVDSLAAGTILVMGILLLLGACGKSGQFPLQAWLPDAMEGPTPVSALIHAATMVTAGVYLIARSNPIFSANTTLQLVVVSVGALTLLIGCVIGAAKDDIKRVLAWSTVSQIGYMFLGVGLGGGAYALAIVHLLAHGFFKANMFLGAGSVMHGMHDQVDIRRFGGLSKHMKITWLTFGTGWLAIIGIPPLSGYFSKEPIIAAAFEREVVWEAWVFGMAALIGAGLTAFYMTRLFVLTFHGPARWTEDNQHPHESPAIMTIPLILLAIGSVGAGFLMSTSVPDWLTPVFGEHGEEAHGVLSHNVITALSLVVTIIGAGLAWALFRRGTALEPQPAGVLVTAARRNLYTDAFNEAVFERPGIYLTRALVYLDGKGIDGLVNGLAAAVGGGSGRLRRLQTGFVRSYALSMLTGAMLVVGAFLAIQLGWLA; this is encoded by the coding sequence GTGGAAATCAGTTACGCCCCGGCTACGGGAGTGCTGAGCAACATCTGGTTGCTCGTGGCGATCCCGCTGGCCAGCGCGGCGATCCTGCTGCTGCTCGGCAAGCGTGCCGACAGGTGGGGGCACTGGCTCGGTGTCGCCTCGGTCGCCGCCTCGTTCGTACTCGGGCTGATCTTCTTTTTGAATCTCTCCGGCCTCGACCCGGAACACCGCTCGGCTGAGCTGAGCCTCTGGGACTTCATCGTGGTCGGCAAGCTGAACGTCGACTTCGGCCTGCTCTTCGATCCGCTGGCCGGCGTCTTCGTCCTGCTGATCACCGGTGTCGGCTCGCTGATCCACCTGTACGCGGTCGGGTACATGGAGCACGACCCGGGCCGCCGGAAGTTCTTCGCCTACTTCAACCTCTTCGTCTCGGCGATGTTGCTGCTGGTCCTGGGCAACAACTACGTGATGCTGTACTTCGGCTGGGAGGGCGTCGGCCTGGCGTCCTACCTGCTGATCTCGTTCTGGTACACCCGGCCGTCGGCGGCCACCGCCGGCAAGAAGGCGTTCCTGATGAACCGGGTCGGCGACGCCGGCCTGGCGATCGGCATCTTCCTGATGTTCACCGAGCTGGGCAGCACCCAGTACGAGGACGTCTTCAACGGTGTCGACTCGCTGGCCGCCGGAACCATCCTGGTGATGGGAATCCTGCTGCTGCTCGGCGCCTGCGGCAAGTCCGGCCAGTTCCCGTTGCAGGCCTGGCTCCCGGACGCGATGGAGGGCCCGACCCCGGTCTCCGCGCTCATCCACGCGGCGACCATGGTCACCGCCGGCGTCTACCTGATCGCCCGGTCCAACCCGATCTTCTCGGCGAACACCACGCTCCAGTTGGTCGTGGTGAGCGTCGGCGCGCTGACCCTGCTGATCGGCTGTGTCATCGGCGCGGCCAAGGACGACATCAAGCGCGTCCTGGCCTGGTCGACGGTCAGCCAGATCGGCTACATGTTCCTCGGCGTCGGGCTCGGCGGCGGTGCGTACGCGCTGGCCATCGTGCACCTGCTGGCGCACGGCTTCTTCAAGGCCAACATGTTCCTCGGCGCCGGCTCGGTCATGCACGGGATGCACGACCAGGTCGACATCCGGCGGTTCGGTGGCCTGTCGAAGCACATGAAGATCACCTGGCTGACCTTCGGCACCGGCTGGCTCGCGATCATCGGCATCCCGCCGCTGTCCGGCTACTTCTCCAAGGAGCCGATCATCGCGGCCGCCTTCGAGCGCGAGGTCGTCTGGGAGGCCTGGGTCTTCGGGATGGCCGCGCTGATCGGCGCCGGCCTGACCGCGTTCTACATGACCCGGCTCTTCGTGCTGACCTTCCACGGCCCGGCCCGCTGGACCGAGGACAACCAGCACCCGCACGAGTCGCCGGCGATCATGACGATCCCGCTGATCCTGCTGGCGATCGGCTCGGTCGGCGCCGGTTTCCTGATGAGCACCAGCGTGCCGGACTGGCTGACCCCGGTCTTCGGCGAGCACGGTGAGGAGGCGCACGGCGTCCTCTCGCACAACGTGATCACCGCACTGTCGCTGGTCGTCACGATCATCGGGGCGGGCCTGGCCTGGGCGCTCTTCCGCCGGGGCACGGCCCTCGAACCGCAGCCGGCCGGGGTCCTGGTCACCGCGGCGCGGCGCAACCTCTACACGGACGCGTTCAACGAGGCGGTCTTCGAGCGGCCCGGCATCTACCTCACCCGGGCGCTCGTCTACCTCGACGGCAAGGGCATCGACGGCCTGGTCAACGGCCTTGCGGCCGCGGTCGGCGGTGGGTCCGGCAGGCTGCGCCGGCTCCAGACCGGATTCGTTCGTTCGTACGCGCTGTCCATGCTCACCGGCGCCATGCTGGTGGTCGGCGCCTTCCTCGCGATCCAGCTGGGGTGGTTGGCGTGA
- a CDS encoding NADH-quinone oxidoreductase subunit M, with product MKDFPFLSILTALPLVGAVVVAFIPRTKAELAKIVALGWSLAVLVLSAVMWAAFTIDGDRFQFRESYAWIPSWDARLTFAADGIALVMLVLIAILFPVVILASWHDVDQSTRSAPAYFALLLAFEFTMIGVFAAADVFLFYVFFEIMLIPMYFIIGSFGSGQKQYAAVKFFLYSLVGGLFMLASVIGLWALGGHTFDFAELVKGTAQIDQNTARWLFLGFFVAFAIKAPFFPFHTWLPDSGGAAPAGAAALLVGVMDKVGTFGILRYCLSLFPEASRWFAPAAMVLAVIGIIYAALLAVGQNDLKRLVSYTSIAHFGFIGIGIFAFTTQAGTGAVLYMVNHGLATGLLFIVVGMFVARRGSALVSDFGGAGKLTPVLAGVLLFAGLASLALPGTAPFVSEFLVLIGTFSTHKEYAVVATLGIVLAAAYVLWMIQRTTQGTLNPALTEVPAMSKDITLREKAVVAPLILLLLVLGFYPKPVTDVINPAVQATMQDVGANDPVPAVEAGGKVGG from the coding sequence GTGAAAGACTTTCCGTTCCTGTCCATCCTCACGGCCCTGCCCCTGGTGGGGGCCGTGGTGGTGGCCTTCATTCCGCGTACGAAAGCGGAGCTCGCCAAGATCGTGGCGCTGGGCTGGTCGCTGGCCGTCCTGGTGCTGAGCGCCGTCATGTGGGCCGCGTTCACCATCGACGGCGACCGGTTCCAGTTCCGTGAGTCGTACGCCTGGATCCCGTCCTGGGACGCCCGGCTCACCTTCGCGGCCGACGGCATCGCGCTCGTCATGCTGGTGCTGATCGCGATCCTGTTCCCGGTCGTCATCCTGGCGAGCTGGCACGACGTCGACCAGAGCACCCGGTCGGCGCCGGCCTACTTTGCGCTGCTGCTGGCCTTCGAGTTCACGATGATCGGGGTGTTCGCCGCGGCGGACGTGTTCCTGTTCTACGTGTTCTTCGAGATCATGCTGATTCCGATGTACTTCATCATCGGCTCGTTCGGCAGTGGCCAGAAGCAGTACGCGGCCGTCAAGTTCTTCCTCTACAGCCTGGTCGGCGGCCTCTTCATGCTGGCCTCGGTGATCGGGCTGTGGGCGCTCGGCGGGCACACGTTCGACTTCGCCGAACTGGTGAAGGGCACCGCCCAGATCGACCAGAACACCGCGCGCTGGCTGTTCCTCGGCTTCTTCGTGGCGTTCGCGATCAAGGCGCCGTTCTTCCCGTTCCACACCTGGCTGCCGGACTCCGGTGGGGCCGCCCCGGCCGGCGCCGCGGCGCTGCTGGTCGGTGTGATGGACAAGGTCGGCACGTTCGGCATCCTGCGCTACTGCCTCTCGCTCTTCCCGGAGGCGTCGCGCTGGTTCGCACCGGCCGCCATGGTTCTCGCGGTGATCGGCATCATCTACGCGGCGCTGCTCGCGGTCGGGCAGAACGACCTCAAGCGGCTCGTGTCGTACACGTCGATCGCCCACTTCGGCTTCATCGGCATCGGCATCTTCGCCTTCACCACGCAGGCCGGGACCGGCGCGGTGCTCTACATGGTCAACCACGGTCTGGCCACCGGCCTGCTGTTCATCGTGGTCGGCATGTTCGTGGCCCGGCGCGGCTCGGCGCTGGTCAGCGACTTCGGTGGGGCCGGGAAGCTGACGCCGGTGCTGGCCGGGGTGCTGCTCTTCGCCGGTCTGGCGTCGCTGGCGCTGCCCGGCACGGCCCCGTTCGTCAGCGAGTTCCTGGTGCTGATCGGCACGTTCAGCACCCACAAGGAGTACGCCGTGGTGGCGACTCTCGGGATCGTGCTGGCCGCGGCGTACGTGTTGTGGATGATCCAGCGGACCACCCAGGGCACGCTCAACCCGGCGCTCACCGAGGTGCCGGCCATGTCGAAGGACATCACCCTGCGGGAGAAGGCGGTCGTGGCGCCGCTGATCCTGCTCCTGCTGGTGCTCGGCTTCTACCCGAAGCCGGTCACCGACGTGATCAATCCCGCGGTGCAGGCGACGATGCAGGACGTCGGCGCGAATGACCCGGTCCCCGCGGTGGAGGCCGGCGGAAAGGTGGGCGGCTGA
- the nuoN gene encoding NADH-quinone oxidoreductase subunit NuoN: protein MESLQLPPIDYGALLPMLILFGAACLGVVAEVVIPQRARNAVQLGLALVAVVAALAAVIWQRGTRTVTIGGAVAVDGPTLFLQGSILVLGGVSLMLIGERSIEKGGAFVSQAAVTVGSQKDLQQAGGRPGATEVYPLTVFALGGMLLFVAANDLLTMFVALEVFSLPLYLLCALARRRRLLSQEAALKYFLLGSYASAFFLFGVAFVYGYAGGIQLAVVHEAVANPQRSEVLLYVGLAMVAIGLLFKAALAPFHVWTPDVYQGAPTPITAFMAACTKVAAFGALLRILYVAFEGVRWSFQPILGTIAVLTMFIGAILAVTQTDLKRLLAYSSIANAGYLLVGVLALNDEGLSGTMFYLVAYGFSVLAAFAIISLVRDADGEATHLSRWAGIGRKSPLLAGVFTFILLTFAGIPLTSGFTSKFAVFGAAVEGGQTWLVIFGVITSMLLAFPYLRVVVLMWLSEPGESAPTVSIPGFLTSAVLGIGVIVTLALGVVPAPLIDLTREASEFVR, encoded by the coding sequence ATGGAATCCCTACAACTGCCCCCGATCGACTACGGGGCACTGCTGCCCATGCTGATCCTCTTCGGGGCTGCCTGTCTCGGCGTCGTCGCCGAGGTGGTGATCCCGCAGCGGGCGCGCAACGCCGTACAGCTGGGTCTGGCTCTTGTCGCCGTGGTCGCGGCCCTGGCCGCCGTGATCTGGCAGCGCGGCACCCGGACCGTCACCATCGGCGGCGCGGTCGCCGTGGACGGGCCGACCCTGTTCCTCCAGGGCTCGATCCTGGTGCTCGGTGGGGTGTCGCTGATGCTGATCGGTGAGCGCTCGATCGAGAAGGGCGGGGCGTTCGTCTCGCAGGCCGCGGTCACCGTCGGCTCGCAGAAGGACCTCCAGCAGGCCGGTGGCCGCCCCGGCGCCACCGAGGTGTACCCGCTCACCGTCTTCGCGCTCGGCGGCATGCTCCTGTTCGTCGCGGCGAACGACCTGCTCACCATGTTCGTGGCGCTGGAGGTCTTCTCTCTTCCGCTCTACCTGCTGTGCGCGCTCGCCCGGCGGCGGCGCCTGCTCAGCCAGGAGGCGGCGCTCAAGTACTTCCTGCTCGGCTCCTACGCCTCGGCGTTTTTCCTGTTCGGCGTGGCCTTCGTCTACGGCTACGCGGGCGGGATCCAGCTCGCGGTGGTGCACGAGGCGGTCGCCAACCCGCAGCGCAGCGAGGTGCTGCTCTACGTGGGCCTGGCGATGGTCGCGATCGGCCTGCTCTTCAAGGCGGCGCTGGCCCCGTTCCACGTCTGGACGCCGGACGTCTACCAGGGCGCGCCCACGCCGATCACCGCGTTCATGGCGGCCTGCACCAAGGTCGCCGCGTTCGGGGCCCTGCTGCGGATCCTCTACGTGGCGTTCGAGGGGGTGCGCTGGAGCTTCCAGCCGATCCTCGGGACGATCGCGGTGCTCACCATGTTCATCGGCGCGATCCTGGCGGTCACCCAGACCGACCTCAAGCGCCTGCTGGCCTACTCGTCGATCGCGAACGCCGGCTACCTGCTGGTGGGTGTGCTCGCGCTCAACGACGAGGGCCTCAGCGGCACGATGTTCTACCTGGTGGCGTACGGCTTCTCGGTGCTCGCGGCGTTCGCGATCATCAGCCTGGTGCGCGACGCGGACGGCGAGGCCACCCACCTGTCCCGGTGGGCCGGCATCGGCCGGAAGAGCCCGCTGCTGGCCGGTGTCTTCACCTTCATCCTGCTCACCTTCGCGGGCATCCCGCTGACCAGCGGCTTCACCAGCAAGTTCGCGGTCTTCGGGGCGGCCGTCGAGGGTGGGCAGACCTGGCTCGTCATCTTCGGCGTGATCACCAGCATGCTGCTGGCCTTCCCGTACCTGCGGGTGGTCGTGCTGATGTGGCTGTCCGAGCCGGGCGAGTCGGCACCGACCGTGTCGATCCCGGGCTTCCTCACCTCGGCGGTGCTGGGGATCGGCGTGATCGTGACGCTGGCGCTGGGTGTGGTGCCCGCGCCGCTGATCGATCTCACCCGGGAAGCGTCCGAGTTCGTGCGCTGA
- a CDS encoding polyprenyl synthetase family protein: MDESVSATLAAVEEALRVHVTSADPLVAEAARHLADAGGKRFRPLLVALGAQFGDPASPEVVDAANVVELTHLATLYHDDVMDEAAVRRGASSANARWGNSVAILVGDYLFAQAADLAASLGTEAVHLQAQTFARLVHGQIAETVGPRGTDPIEHHLFVITEKTASLIATAARFGGLFSGARPEHVEALAGYGHAIGIAFQLSDDLLDIASESVQSGKTPGTDLREGIPTLPVLYALAGDDTDASAVRLRELLAAGPITDDTLHAEALALLRESAALKRARETVRSYAEEARTQLAPLPDGAPKRAMESLCDFIADRTG; this comes from the coding sequence ATGGACGAGTCGGTGTCGGCGACTTTGGCCGCTGTGGAGGAAGCGCTACGGGTCCACGTGACCAGCGCCGATCCGTTGGTGGCCGAGGCGGCCCGGCATCTGGCCGATGCCGGCGGCAAGCGGTTCCGGCCGCTGCTGGTCGCGTTGGGAGCACAGTTCGGCGACCCGGCGTCGCCCGAGGTCGTGGACGCGGCCAACGTGGTGGAGCTGACGCACCTCGCGACGCTGTACCACGACGACGTGATGGACGAGGCGGCCGTGCGCCGCGGTGCGTCCAGCGCGAACGCGCGCTGGGGCAACTCGGTGGCGATCCTGGTCGGCGACTACCTCTTCGCCCAGGCCGCGGATCTGGCGGCCAGCCTCGGCACCGAGGCGGTGCATCTACAGGCGCAGACGTTCGCCCGCCTGGTGCACGGGCAGATCGCCGAGACGGTGGGGCCACGCGGCACCGACCCGATCGAGCACCACCTGTTCGTCATCACCGAGAAGACGGCGTCCCTGATCGCCACGGCGGCCCGTTTCGGCGGGCTGTTCTCCGGCGCGCGGCCGGAGCATGTGGAGGCCCTCGCCGGGTACGGGCACGCCATCGGGATCGCGTTCCAGCTCTCCGACGACCTGCTGGACATCGCCAGCGAGTCCGTCCAGTCCGGTAAGACGCCCGGCACCGACCTGCGCGAGGGCATCCCGACCCTCCCGGTGCTGTACGCACTGGCCGGTGACGACACCGACGCGTCGGCGGTCCGGCTGCGCGAACTGCTGGCGGCCGGCCCGATCACCGACGACACGCTGCATGCCGAGGCGCTGGCCCTGCTGCGGGAGTCGGCGGCGCTGAAGCGGGCGCGGGAGACGGTCCGCAGCTACGCCGAGGAGGCCCGGACCCAGCTCGCTCCGCTGCCCGACGGGGCGCCGAAGCGGGCCATGGAGTCGCTCTGCGACTTCATCGCCGACCGTACCGGCTGA
- a CDS encoding IclR family transcriptional regulator, protein MRDPLAEPSDLIRSVSRALRVLESVGRAPRGLTVKQIARRCELTVATTYHLVRTLAYEGYVIRREDGTYIVGLEIADRYRELVSAFRGPPAVGEALRRAAVDSGYSHYLGRFVGGRIAVTASAEGARSPFMDDVAPGFDEGGHATALGKALLATLTPDQRSRYLRDYGMRAFTPATLTTPEALEADLAAGERRGMQIEMGQFRQGLASAAVVVVADRDMERRLVLACSMPAAEMLTSARVVRAKLTAAARNVAEALSGGESATA, encoded by the coding sequence GTGCGTGACCCCCTAGCGGAGCCGTCAGATCTCATCCGGAGCGTTTCGCGTGCCCTGCGCGTGCTGGAGTCGGTGGGACGAGCTCCACGAGGGCTGACCGTGAAACAGATAGCCCGCAGGTGCGAGCTGACCGTCGCGACGACGTACCACCTCGTGCGGACACTGGCCTACGAGGGCTACGTGATCCGGCGCGAGGACGGCACCTACATCGTCGGTCTCGAGATCGCTGATCGATATCGGGAGCTGGTCTCCGCCTTCCGTGGGCCGCCCGCCGTCGGTGAGGCGCTGCGGCGCGCGGCCGTCGACAGTGGATACAGCCATTATCTCGGGCGATTCGTGGGCGGGCGGATAGCCGTCACGGCGTCGGCCGAGGGCGCCCGGTCCCCGTTCATGGACGACGTGGCCCCCGGCTTCGACGAGGGCGGCCATGCCACCGCGCTCGGCAAGGCCCTCCTCGCCACGCTCACCCCCGACCAGCGGTCGCGATATCTGCGCGACTACGGGATGCGCGCCTTCACCCCGGCGACCCTCACCACACCCGAGGCGCTGGAAGCCGACCTGGCCGCCGGCGAACGGCGCGGCATGCAGATCGAGATGGGTCAGTTCCGGCAGGGCCTGGCATCCGCCGCCGTCGTCGTCGTGGCCGACCGCGACATGGAACGCCGCCTCGTCCTCGCCTGCTCCATGCCCGCCGCCGAGATGCTGACCTCGGCACGCGTGGTGCGGGCCAAGCTCACCGCCGCCGCCCGCAACGTGGCCGAAGCCCTGTCCGGAGGGGAGTCCGCAACCGCCTGA
- a CDS encoding anti-sigma factor family protein has translation MRCEDGHDDAAYVLGALSPIERAAYERHLATCSFCREAVADLAQVPDMLDRLDAEDFARLLDPGLSMPSRPAAPRVRALPRRLLSTAVALVLVLMIGGGLAFWGLRDSPGDTPPPGPAIAMTPVDDVTPITATVRITSTPSGSRVEMECSYSKTAKPYTFRLIAYGPDEQTEQLGSWLAQPGAEFSMPAATHFAQGSLSRLELVRYDGKVMLAYEPPR, from the coding sequence ATGCGATGCGAGGACGGGCACGACGACGCCGCCTATGTCCTCGGTGCGCTGTCGCCGATTGAACGGGCCGCATATGAGCGCCACCTGGCGACATGCTCGTTCTGCCGGGAAGCGGTGGCCGATCTCGCCCAGGTGCCGGACATGCTCGACCGGCTCGACGCGGAGGACTTCGCGCGCCTCCTCGACCCCGGTCTGTCGATGCCCTCCCGCCCGGCGGCACCCCGGGTGCGGGCACTTCCCCGCCGACTTCTCAGCACCGCGGTCGCGCTGGTTCTGGTGCTGATGATCGGCGGAGGGCTGGCGTTCTGGGGACTGCGGGACTCGCCCGGCGACACACCACCACCAGGGCCGGCCATCGCCATGACGCCCGTCGACGACGTCACGCCGATCACCGCCACCGTCCGGATCACCAGCACGCCCAGTGGGAGCCGGGTGGAGATGGAGTGCTCCTACAGCAAGACGGCCAAGCCCTATACGTTCCGGCTCATCGCGTACGGGCCGGACGAACAGACCGAGCAGCTCGGGTCGTGGCTGGCGCAGCCGGGGGCGGAGTTCTCGATGCCGGCGGCCACGCACTTCGCCCAGGGGAGCCTGTCACGGCTGGAACTGGTCCGGTACGACGGCAAGGTGATGCTGGCGTACGAGCCGCCTCGGTGA